Proteins from a genomic interval of Ndongobacter massiliensis:
- the rplC gene encoding 50S ribosomal protein L3 has protein sequence MKSIVGKKVGMTQVFDADGVVTPVTVIQAGPVVVTQVKTPEIDGYRAIQVGFLDETKDKHKNRPLQGHFNKANVAYKKVLRELPVAADETFEVGQEIDASIFAEEDVVDVIGISKGKGTQGAVRRWNYGRGPESHGSKSHRVAGARAAGSYPARVFPGRKGSGKMGHDRVTVQNLRVVRVDAENNIILVKGAIPGPKGGLVTVRAAVKHTK, from the coding sequence GTGAAGAGTATCGTAGGAAAGAAAGTCGGCATGACGCAAGTTTTCGATGCCGACGGGGTTGTGACCCCGGTAACGGTGATTCAGGCGGGGCCGGTCGTCGTTACGCAGGTGAAGACGCCGGAAATCGACGGCTACCGTGCGATTCAGGTTGGCTTCCTGGATGAGACGAAAGACAAACACAAGAATCGCCCGCTGCAGGGACATTTCAACAAAGCGAATGTCGCTTACAAAAAGGTGCTTCGCGAACTGCCGGTGGCGGCGGATGAAACGTTCGAGGTGGGGCAGGAAATTGATGCCTCCATTTTTGCGGAAGAGGATGTGGTCGATGTGATCGGCATCTCCAAGGGCAAGGGCACCCAGGGCGCGGTGCGCCGCTGGAACTACGGCCGCGGGCCGGAGAGCCACGGCTCCAAGTCACACCGCGTGGCCGGTGCGCGTGCCGCCGGTTCGTATCCCGCGCGTGTGTTCCCCGGTCGCAAGGGATCCGGAAAGATGGGTCATGATCGCGTGACGGTGCAGAATCTGCGCGTTGTGCGCGTCGATGCGGAAAATAATATCATCCTCGTTAAAGGTGCGATTCCGGGACCGAAGGGCGGTCTGGTGACCGTTCGTGCGGCCGTGAAGCACACGAAGTAA
- the rplD gene encoding 50S ribosomal protein L4 has protein sequence MPKLNVMNQNGEVVGDIELSEELFGHEIHEHAVYQVVKNQLANKRQGTASAKTRGEVRGGGRKPWRQKGTGRARQGSRTAPQWRGGGMVFAVKPRDYRYSVPKKIRRLALKSVLSSKVKNEEMIVLDALQMDDYSTKAAKKVVDALSVKKALVVMDTRDEKVIRSFRNLPKVETVMVRDINVYDLLRFDSLIMTRQAVAIAEEVFQ, from the coding sequence ATGCCTAAGTTGAATGTAATGAATCAAAACGGCGAAGTCGTCGGCGATATCGAGTTGTCGGAAGAGCTTTTCGGGCACGAGATTCACGAGCACGCCGTCTATCAAGTGGTAAAAAATCAGCTTGCCAATAAGCGCCAGGGAACCGCTTCGGCAAAGACGCGCGGCGAAGTACGCGGCGGCGGGCGCAAACCGTGGCGCCAGAAGGGAACCGGACGTGCGCGTCAAGGATCCCGTACGGCTCCGCAGTGGCGCGGCGGCGGTATGGTCTTTGCGGTGAAACCGCGCGACTATCGCTATTCCGTGCCGAAGAAAATCCGGCGTCTGGCGTTAAAGTCGGTGCTTTCTTCCAAGGTAAAGAATGAAGAGATGATTGTTTTGGACGCGCTGCAGATGGACGACTACAGCACCAAAGCGGCAAAGAAGGTTGTGGATGCGCTTTCGGTGAAAAAGGCTTTAGTTGTCATGGATACGAGAGATGAGAAAGTCATTCGCTCATTCCGGAATCTGCCCAAGGTGGAGACAGTGATGGTACGAGACATCAATGTGTACGATCTGCTCCGCTTCGATTCGCTGATTATGACGCGTCAAGCGGTAGCAATTGCTGAGGAGGTGTTTCAGTAA